A window of the Arachis duranensis cultivar V14167 chromosome 5, aradu.V14167.gnm2.J7QH, whole genome shotgun sequence genome harbors these coding sequences:
- the LOC107488258 gene encoding probable LRR receptor-like serine/threonine-protein kinase At1g63430 isoform X2 produces MKKLCTSLLLLFLGLVSMVALVASDSLPPNEVWALSSFKEAMYDDPFLALSNWNTIDSDPCNWFGVLCTTARDHVIKLNISGSSLKGFLAPELGQITYLQELILSDNELIGIIPKELSMLKSLKVLDLGNNQLSGPIPPELGNLTELVNMNLQSNDLTGRLPPELGNLKYLQELRLDRNKLQGPVPGGDSSNFSSTINGMYATNANLTGFCRWSQLKVADFSYNYLVGSIPDCLHYLPSLYFQGNCLQIQNKDAKQRPSIQCAGASPARSQPLVNPNMYVSKHHGASKPVWLLALEIITGTMVGSLFLIALLAALQRWNKKASIIIPWKKSTSQNDSTTVYIDPEMLKDVRRYTRQELEVACEDFSNIIGSSPDSVVYKGTMKGGPEIAVISLCIKEEHWTGYLELYFQREVADLARLDHENTGKLLGYCRESTPFTRMLVFEYASNGTLHEHLHCYGERCQFSWTRRMKIIIGIARGLKYLHTEIEPPFTISELNSSAVYLTEEFSPKLVDFESWKTILERSEKNSGSIGSQGAICVLPNSVEARHLDTKGNIHAFGVLLLEIISGRLPYCKNKGYLVDWVMKNLTKCYVKKRLVWLSGYAKRVYVMPLQAKDYLEMPEVMSYVVDPELKHFRYDDLKVICEVVSLCINPDTTARPSMRELCVMLESRIDTSTSVELKSSSLAWAELALLS; encoded by the exons aTGAAGAAGCTATGcacttcattgttgttgttgtttctgGGTTTGGTTTCCATGGTCGCTCTTGTGGCTTCTGATTCTCTGCCCCCAAATGAAG TTTGGGCGCTTTCTAGCTTCAAAGAAGCCATGTATGATGACCCTTTTCTAGCTCTATCCAATTGGAATACGATAGATTCAGATCCTTGTAACTGGTTTGGTGTCTTATGCACTACTGCTAGAGATCATGTCATCAAACT AAACATTTCAGGATCATCGTTGAAGGGATTTCTTGCACCAGAGTTGGGGCAAATCACCTACTTGCAAGAACT AATTTTGAGCGACAATGAACTCATAGGAATAATACCTAAAGAGTTGAGCATGTTGAAGTCCCTTAAGGTGCTGGACTTGGGAAATAATCAGTTATCCGGACCAATTCCTCCAGAGCTTGGAAATTTAACTGAACTCGTGAACAT GAATCTGCAGTCCAATGATCTGACTGGCAGGTTACCTCCGGAGCTTGGGAATTTGAAATACCTTCAAGAACTTCGGCTCGATAGGAATAAGCTCCAAGGGCCTGTTCCTGGTGGTGACAGTTCAAATTTTTCCTCAACTATCAATGGGAT GTATGCTACAAATGCAAATTTAACTGGCTTCTGTCGTTGGTCTCAGTTAAAAGTAGCGGACTTTTCGTATAACTATTTAGTTGGCAGCATACCTGATTGCTTGCATTATCTTCCAAG TTTATACTTTCAAGGAAACTGCCTTCAGATTCAGAACAAAGATGCAAAGCAGCGGCCCTCTATTCAATGTG CCGGTGCATCACCTGCAAGAAGCCAGCCATTGGTGAATCCTAATATGTATGTGTCGAAGCATCATGGAGCATCAAAACCTGTTTGGCTTCTGGCTCTAGAAATAATAACGGGAACCATGGTTGGTTCTCTCTTTCTGATTGCCCTTCTCGCTGCCCTTCAGAGGTGGAATAAAAAAGCATCCATCATTATTCCTTGGAAAAAATCTACAAGCCAGAACGACAGCACGACAGTATATATAG ACCCCGAGATGttgaaggatgtgagaaggtaTACCAGACAAGAGCTTGAAGTTGCCTGCGAAGACTTTAGCAACATAATCGGGTCATCACCGGACAGTGTGGTCTACAAGGGAACCATGAAAGGTGGACCTGAGATTGCTGTAATCTCCCTCTGCATCAAGGAGGAGCATTGGACAGGATATCTTGAACTCTATTTTCAAAGAGAG GTGGCAGACTTGGCAAGGTTAGATCATGAGAATACAGGAAAACTGCTGGGGTATTGTAGAGAGAGCACTCCATTTACAAGGATGTTAGTTTTTGAATATGCTTCAAATGGGACACTTCATGAGCACCTACATTGCT ACGGAGAAAGATGTCAATTCTCCTGGACAAGGCGTATGAAAATCATAATAGGCATTGCGCGTGGGCTCAAGTATCTACATACGGAAATTGAGCCTCCATTCACTATTTCAGAGCTGAATTCTAGTGCTGTATACCTTACAGAAGAATTTTCCCCCAAG TTGGTTGATTTCGAAAGTTGGAAGACAATCCTTGAAAGATCAGAAAAGAATTCTGGTTCTATTGGCAGTCAAGGTGCTATTTGTGTCCTTCCAAATTCCGTGGAGGCTCGCCATCTCGATACAAAAGGAAACATACATGCTTTCGGGGTACTTCTACTGGAGATAATCAGTGGAAGACTTCCATACTGCAAGAACAAGGGGTACTTGGTTGATTGGGTAATGAAAAACTTGACAAAATGTTATGTTAAAAAACGTTTGGTTTGGCTAAGTGGTTATGCTAAACGTGTATATGTGATGCCTCTGCAGGCCAAGGACTATCTTGAAATGCCAGAAGTGATGTCATATGTGGTGGATCCGGAATTGAAACATTTCAGATATGATGACCTCAAAGTGATATGTGAAGTAGTGAGCCTCTGTATCAACCCTGATACCACTGCTCGCCCGTCTATGCGAGAATTATGCGTCATGCTTGAGAGCAGAATCGACACGTCAACTAGCGTGGAGCTCAAGTCATCATCATTGGCCTGGGCTGAACTTGCACTCTTATCATAA
- the LOC107488258 gene encoding probable LRR receptor-like serine/threonine-protein kinase At1g63430 isoform X3, translating to MKKLCTSLLLLFLGLVSMVALVASDSLPPNEVWALSSFKEAMYDDPFLALSNWNTIDSDPCNWFGVLCTTARDHVIKLNISGSSLKGFLAPELGQITYLQELILSDNELIGIIPKELSMLKSLKVLDLGNNQLSGPIPPELGNLTELVNMNLQSNDLTGRLPPELGNLKYLQELRLDRNKLQGPVPGGDSSNFSSTINGISHNFFRYATNANLTGFCRWSQLKVADFSYNYLVGSIPDCLHYLPSLYFQGNCLQIQNKDAKQRPSIQCAGASPARSQPLVNPNMYVSKHHGASKPVWLLALEIITGTMVGSLFLIALLAALQRWNKKASIIIPWKKSTSQNDSTTVYIDPEMLKDVRRYTRQELEVACEDFSNIIGSSPDSVVYKGTMKGGPEIAVISLCIKEEHWTGYLELYFQREVADLARLDHENTGKLLGYCRESTPFTRMLVFEYASNGTLHEHLHCYGERCQFSWTRRMKIIIGIARGLKYLHTEIEPPFTISELNSSAVYLTEEFSPKLVDFESWKTILERSEKNSGSIGSQGAICVLPNSVEARHLDTKGNIHAFGVLLLEIISGRLPYCKNKGYLVDWAKDYLEMPEVMSYVVDPELKHFRYDDLKVICEVVSLCINPDTTARPSMRELCVMLESRIDTSTSVELKSSSLAWAELALLS from the exons aTGAAGAAGCTATGcacttcattgttgttgttgtttctgGGTTTGGTTTCCATGGTCGCTCTTGTGGCTTCTGATTCTCTGCCCCCAAATGAAG TTTGGGCGCTTTCTAGCTTCAAAGAAGCCATGTATGATGACCCTTTTCTAGCTCTATCCAATTGGAATACGATAGATTCAGATCCTTGTAACTGGTTTGGTGTCTTATGCACTACTGCTAGAGATCATGTCATCAAACT AAACATTTCAGGATCATCGTTGAAGGGATTTCTTGCACCAGAGTTGGGGCAAATCACCTACTTGCAAGAACT AATTTTGAGCGACAATGAACTCATAGGAATAATACCTAAAGAGTTGAGCATGTTGAAGTCCCTTAAGGTGCTGGACTTGGGAAATAATCAGTTATCCGGACCAATTCCTCCAGAGCTTGGAAATTTAACTGAACTCGTGAACAT GAATCTGCAGTCCAATGATCTGACTGGCAGGTTACCTCCGGAGCTTGGGAATTTGAAATACCTTCAAGAACTTCGGCTCGATAGGAATAAGCTCCAAGGGCCTGTTCCTGGTGGTGACAGTTCAAATTTTTCCTCAACTATCAATGGGAT TTCCCATAATTTCTTCAGGTATGCTACAAATGCAAATTTAACTGGCTTCTGTCGTTGGTCTCAGTTAAAAGTAGCGGACTTTTCGTATAACTATTTAGTTGGCAGCATACCTGATTGCTTGCATTATCTTCCAAG TTTATACTTTCAAGGAAACTGCCTTCAGATTCAGAACAAAGATGCAAAGCAGCGGCCCTCTATTCAATGTG CCGGTGCATCACCTGCAAGAAGCCAGCCATTGGTGAATCCTAATATGTATGTGTCGAAGCATCATGGAGCATCAAAACCTGTTTGGCTTCTGGCTCTAGAAATAATAACGGGAACCATGGTTGGTTCTCTCTTTCTGATTGCCCTTCTCGCTGCCCTTCAGAGGTGGAATAAAAAAGCATCCATCATTATTCCTTGGAAAAAATCTACAAGCCAGAACGACAGCACGACAGTATATATAG ACCCCGAGATGttgaaggatgtgagaaggtaTACCAGACAAGAGCTTGAAGTTGCCTGCGAAGACTTTAGCAACATAATCGGGTCATCACCGGACAGTGTGGTCTACAAGGGAACCATGAAAGGTGGACCTGAGATTGCTGTAATCTCCCTCTGCATCAAGGAGGAGCATTGGACAGGATATCTTGAACTCTATTTTCAAAGAGAG GTGGCAGACTTGGCAAGGTTAGATCATGAGAATACAGGAAAACTGCTGGGGTATTGTAGAGAGAGCACTCCATTTACAAGGATGTTAGTTTTTGAATATGCTTCAAATGGGACACTTCATGAGCACCTACATTGCT ACGGAGAAAGATGTCAATTCTCCTGGACAAGGCGTATGAAAATCATAATAGGCATTGCGCGTGGGCTCAAGTATCTACATACGGAAATTGAGCCTCCATTCACTATTTCAGAGCTGAATTCTAGTGCTGTATACCTTACAGAAGAATTTTCCCCCAAG TTGGTTGATTTCGAAAGTTGGAAGACAATCCTTGAAAGATCAGAAAAGAATTCTGGTTCTATTGGCAGTCAAGGTGCTATTTGTGTCCTTCCAAATTCCGTGGAGGCTCGCCATCTCGATACAAAAGGAAACATACATGCTTTCGGGGTACTTCTACTGGAGATAATCAGTGGAAGACTTCCATACTGCAAGAACAAGGGGTACTTGGTTGATTGG GCCAAGGACTATCTTGAAATGCCAGAAGTGATGTCATATGTGGTGGATCCGGAATTGAAACATTTCAGATATGATGACCTCAAAGTGATATGTGAAGTAGTGAGCCTCTGTATCAACCCTGATACCACTGCTCGCCCGTCTATGCGAGAATTATGCGTCATGCTTGAGAGCAGAATCGACACGTCAACTAGCGTGGAGCTCAAGTCATCATCATTGGCCTGGGCTGAACTTGCACTCTTATCATAA
- the LOC107488258 gene encoding probable LRR receptor-like serine/threonine-protein kinase At1g63430 isoform X4, which produces MKKLCTSLLLLFLGLVSMVALVASDSLPPNEVWALSSFKEAMYDDPFLALSNWNTIDSDPCNWFGVLCTTARDHVIKLNISGSSLKGFLAPELGQITYLQELILSDNELIGIIPKELSMLKSLKVLDLGNNQLSGPIPPELGNLTELVNMNLQSNDLTGRLPPELGNLKYLQELRLDRNKLQGPVPGGDSSNFSSTINGMYATNANLTGFCRWSQLKVADFSYNYLVGSIPDCLHYLPSLYFQGNCLQIQNKDAKQRPSIQCAGASPARSQPLVNPNMYVSKHHGASKPVWLLALEIITGTMVGSLFLIALLAALQRWNKKASIIIPWKKSTSQNDSTTVYIDPEMLKDVRRYTRQELEVACEDFSNIIGSSPDSVVYKGTMKGGPEIAVISLCIKEEHWTGYLELYFQREVADLARLDHENTGKLLGYCRESTPFTRMLVFEYASNGTLHEHLHCYGERCQFSWTRRMKIIIGIARGLKYLHTEIEPPFTISELNSSAVYLTEEFSPKLVDFESWKTILERSEKNSGSIGSQGAICVLPNSVEARHLDTKGNIHAFGVLLLEIISGRLPYCKNKGYLVDWAKDYLEMPEVMSYVVDPELKHFRYDDLKVICEVVSLCINPDTTARPSMRELCVMLESRIDTSTSVELKSSSLAWAELALLS; this is translated from the exons aTGAAGAAGCTATGcacttcattgttgttgttgtttctgGGTTTGGTTTCCATGGTCGCTCTTGTGGCTTCTGATTCTCTGCCCCCAAATGAAG TTTGGGCGCTTTCTAGCTTCAAAGAAGCCATGTATGATGACCCTTTTCTAGCTCTATCCAATTGGAATACGATAGATTCAGATCCTTGTAACTGGTTTGGTGTCTTATGCACTACTGCTAGAGATCATGTCATCAAACT AAACATTTCAGGATCATCGTTGAAGGGATTTCTTGCACCAGAGTTGGGGCAAATCACCTACTTGCAAGAACT AATTTTGAGCGACAATGAACTCATAGGAATAATACCTAAAGAGTTGAGCATGTTGAAGTCCCTTAAGGTGCTGGACTTGGGAAATAATCAGTTATCCGGACCAATTCCTCCAGAGCTTGGAAATTTAACTGAACTCGTGAACAT GAATCTGCAGTCCAATGATCTGACTGGCAGGTTACCTCCGGAGCTTGGGAATTTGAAATACCTTCAAGAACTTCGGCTCGATAGGAATAAGCTCCAAGGGCCTGTTCCTGGTGGTGACAGTTCAAATTTTTCCTCAACTATCAATGGGAT GTATGCTACAAATGCAAATTTAACTGGCTTCTGTCGTTGGTCTCAGTTAAAAGTAGCGGACTTTTCGTATAACTATTTAGTTGGCAGCATACCTGATTGCTTGCATTATCTTCCAAG TTTATACTTTCAAGGAAACTGCCTTCAGATTCAGAACAAAGATGCAAAGCAGCGGCCCTCTATTCAATGTG CCGGTGCATCACCTGCAAGAAGCCAGCCATTGGTGAATCCTAATATGTATGTGTCGAAGCATCATGGAGCATCAAAACCTGTTTGGCTTCTGGCTCTAGAAATAATAACGGGAACCATGGTTGGTTCTCTCTTTCTGATTGCCCTTCTCGCTGCCCTTCAGAGGTGGAATAAAAAAGCATCCATCATTATTCCTTGGAAAAAATCTACAAGCCAGAACGACAGCACGACAGTATATATAG ACCCCGAGATGttgaaggatgtgagaaggtaTACCAGACAAGAGCTTGAAGTTGCCTGCGAAGACTTTAGCAACATAATCGGGTCATCACCGGACAGTGTGGTCTACAAGGGAACCATGAAAGGTGGACCTGAGATTGCTGTAATCTCCCTCTGCATCAAGGAGGAGCATTGGACAGGATATCTTGAACTCTATTTTCAAAGAGAG GTGGCAGACTTGGCAAGGTTAGATCATGAGAATACAGGAAAACTGCTGGGGTATTGTAGAGAGAGCACTCCATTTACAAGGATGTTAGTTTTTGAATATGCTTCAAATGGGACACTTCATGAGCACCTACATTGCT ACGGAGAAAGATGTCAATTCTCCTGGACAAGGCGTATGAAAATCATAATAGGCATTGCGCGTGGGCTCAAGTATCTACATACGGAAATTGAGCCTCCATTCACTATTTCAGAGCTGAATTCTAGTGCTGTATACCTTACAGAAGAATTTTCCCCCAAG TTGGTTGATTTCGAAAGTTGGAAGACAATCCTTGAAAGATCAGAAAAGAATTCTGGTTCTATTGGCAGTCAAGGTGCTATTTGTGTCCTTCCAAATTCCGTGGAGGCTCGCCATCTCGATACAAAAGGAAACATACATGCTTTCGGGGTACTTCTACTGGAGATAATCAGTGGAAGACTTCCATACTGCAAGAACAAGGGGTACTTGGTTGATTGG GCCAAGGACTATCTTGAAATGCCAGAAGTGATGTCATATGTGGTGGATCCGGAATTGAAACATTTCAGATATGATGACCTCAAAGTGATATGTGAAGTAGTGAGCCTCTGTATCAACCCTGATACCACTGCTCGCCCGTCTATGCGAGAATTATGCGTCATGCTTGAGAGCAGAATCGACACGTCAACTAGCGTGGAGCTCAAGTCATCATCATTGGCCTGGGCTGAACTTGCACTCTTATCATAA
- the LOC107488258 gene encoding probable LRR receptor-like serine/threonine-protein kinase At1g63430 isoform X1, producing MKKLCTSLLLLFLGLVSMVALVASDSLPPNEVWALSSFKEAMYDDPFLALSNWNTIDSDPCNWFGVLCTTARDHVIKLNISGSSLKGFLAPELGQITYLQELILSDNELIGIIPKELSMLKSLKVLDLGNNQLSGPIPPELGNLTELVNMNLQSNDLTGRLPPELGNLKYLQELRLDRNKLQGPVPGGDSSNFSSTINGISHNFFRYATNANLTGFCRWSQLKVADFSYNYLVGSIPDCLHYLPSLYFQGNCLQIQNKDAKQRPSIQCAGASPARSQPLVNPNMYVSKHHGASKPVWLLALEIITGTMVGSLFLIALLAALQRWNKKASIIIPWKKSTSQNDSTTVYIDPEMLKDVRRYTRQELEVACEDFSNIIGSSPDSVVYKGTMKGGPEIAVISLCIKEEHWTGYLELYFQREVADLARLDHENTGKLLGYCRESTPFTRMLVFEYASNGTLHEHLHCYGERCQFSWTRRMKIIIGIARGLKYLHTEIEPPFTISELNSSAVYLTEEFSPKLVDFESWKTILERSEKNSGSIGSQGAICVLPNSVEARHLDTKGNIHAFGVLLLEIISGRLPYCKNKGYLVDWVMKNLTKCYVKKRLVWLSGYAKRVYVMPLQAKDYLEMPEVMSYVVDPELKHFRYDDLKVICEVVSLCINPDTTARPSMRELCVMLESRIDTSTSVELKSSSLAWAELALLS from the exons aTGAAGAAGCTATGcacttcattgttgttgttgtttctgGGTTTGGTTTCCATGGTCGCTCTTGTGGCTTCTGATTCTCTGCCCCCAAATGAAG TTTGGGCGCTTTCTAGCTTCAAAGAAGCCATGTATGATGACCCTTTTCTAGCTCTATCCAATTGGAATACGATAGATTCAGATCCTTGTAACTGGTTTGGTGTCTTATGCACTACTGCTAGAGATCATGTCATCAAACT AAACATTTCAGGATCATCGTTGAAGGGATTTCTTGCACCAGAGTTGGGGCAAATCACCTACTTGCAAGAACT AATTTTGAGCGACAATGAACTCATAGGAATAATACCTAAAGAGTTGAGCATGTTGAAGTCCCTTAAGGTGCTGGACTTGGGAAATAATCAGTTATCCGGACCAATTCCTCCAGAGCTTGGAAATTTAACTGAACTCGTGAACAT GAATCTGCAGTCCAATGATCTGACTGGCAGGTTACCTCCGGAGCTTGGGAATTTGAAATACCTTCAAGAACTTCGGCTCGATAGGAATAAGCTCCAAGGGCCTGTTCCTGGTGGTGACAGTTCAAATTTTTCCTCAACTATCAATGGGAT TTCCCATAATTTCTTCAGGTATGCTACAAATGCAAATTTAACTGGCTTCTGTCGTTGGTCTCAGTTAAAAGTAGCGGACTTTTCGTATAACTATTTAGTTGGCAGCATACCTGATTGCTTGCATTATCTTCCAAG TTTATACTTTCAAGGAAACTGCCTTCAGATTCAGAACAAAGATGCAAAGCAGCGGCCCTCTATTCAATGTG CCGGTGCATCACCTGCAAGAAGCCAGCCATTGGTGAATCCTAATATGTATGTGTCGAAGCATCATGGAGCATCAAAACCTGTTTGGCTTCTGGCTCTAGAAATAATAACGGGAACCATGGTTGGTTCTCTCTTTCTGATTGCCCTTCTCGCTGCCCTTCAGAGGTGGAATAAAAAAGCATCCATCATTATTCCTTGGAAAAAATCTACAAGCCAGAACGACAGCACGACAGTATATATAG ACCCCGAGATGttgaaggatgtgagaaggtaTACCAGACAAGAGCTTGAAGTTGCCTGCGAAGACTTTAGCAACATAATCGGGTCATCACCGGACAGTGTGGTCTACAAGGGAACCATGAAAGGTGGACCTGAGATTGCTGTAATCTCCCTCTGCATCAAGGAGGAGCATTGGACAGGATATCTTGAACTCTATTTTCAAAGAGAG GTGGCAGACTTGGCAAGGTTAGATCATGAGAATACAGGAAAACTGCTGGGGTATTGTAGAGAGAGCACTCCATTTACAAGGATGTTAGTTTTTGAATATGCTTCAAATGGGACACTTCATGAGCACCTACATTGCT ACGGAGAAAGATGTCAATTCTCCTGGACAAGGCGTATGAAAATCATAATAGGCATTGCGCGTGGGCTCAAGTATCTACATACGGAAATTGAGCCTCCATTCACTATTTCAGAGCTGAATTCTAGTGCTGTATACCTTACAGAAGAATTTTCCCCCAAG TTGGTTGATTTCGAAAGTTGGAAGACAATCCTTGAAAGATCAGAAAAGAATTCTGGTTCTATTGGCAGTCAAGGTGCTATTTGTGTCCTTCCAAATTCCGTGGAGGCTCGCCATCTCGATACAAAAGGAAACATACATGCTTTCGGGGTACTTCTACTGGAGATAATCAGTGGAAGACTTCCATACTGCAAGAACAAGGGGTACTTGGTTGATTGGGTAATGAAAAACTTGACAAAATGTTATGTTAAAAAACGTTTGGTTTGGCTAAGTGGTTATGCTAAACGTGTATATGTGATGCCTCTGCAGGCCAAGGACTATCTTGAAATGCCAGAAGTGATGTCATATGTGGTGGATCCGGAATTGAAACATTTCAGATATGATGACCTCAAAGTGATATGTGAAGTAGTGAGCCTCTGTATCAACCCTGATACCACTGCTCGCCCGTCTATGCGAGAATTATGCGTCATGCTTGAGAGCAGAATCGACACGTCAACTAGCGTGGAGCTCAAGTCATCATCATTGGCCTGGGCTGAACTTGCACTCTTATCATAA
- the LOC107488259 gene encoding actin-depolymerizing factor 7-like, whose amino-acid sequence MANAASGMAVHDECKLKFQELKAKRIYRYIVFRIDQQQVVVDKLGGPHDTYDDFQASLPNDECRYAVYDFDFTTDEKCQKSKIFFVAWSPDSSRVRMKMVYASSKDRFKRELDGIQVELQATDPSEMSLDIVKARAI is encoded by the exons ATG GCAAATGCGGCGTCCGGAATGGCTGTGCACGATGAGTGCAAATTGAAGTTCCAGGAACTAAAAGCAAAGAGGATCTATCGATACATTGTATTCAGAATTGATCAGCAACAAGTTGTGGTCGATAAATTAGGAGGACCTCATGACACCTACGACGATTTCCAGGCCAGTTTGCCAAACGACGAGTGTCGTTATGCTGTCTACGATTTCGATTTCACTACCGACGAGAAATGCCAGAAGAGCAAGATCTTCTTTGTTGCATG GTCCCCTGACAGTTCAAGGGTGAGGATGAAGATGGTGTATGCAAGTTCCAAGGACAGATTCAAGAGGGAGTTGGATGGCATTCAAGTCGAACTTCAAGCAACTGATCCAAGCGAGATGAGCTTGGACATTGTCAAAGCCCGAGCCATCTGA